Proteins from one Mucilaginibacter jinjuensis genomic window:
- a CDS encoding undecaprenyl-phosphate glucose phosphotransferase has translation MIHRYATFIKAINLTIDYIILNISMVIAYLIVDKSFIMWINNKNYLPIVLVFNLIWLLSANISGLYESVLNKDSINTYRSVFKTYLIFVGLICVTIIIIIGTKAYFITREYLFASIALFGFLLGIWKLIFLTIRRGDRRVLMDKRNVIIVGAGRVGLDLYNYFQSNPDRGYNMIGFFDDDPDRVNNTDMFLGKTHECVEYVISNKVHEIFCALPSTEAKSIEKLMLEADKNMIRFKLVPEYYSYSNRPTLVQSFGHIPVISLRPEPLESVLNRFIKRVFDILFSLCILLFVFSWLFPILAIIIKLQSPGPVFFMQVRSGRENENFKCYKFRSMKVNKDSDKKQATRGDSRITKIGAFMRRTNIDELPQFFNVLIGNMSVVGPRPHMVSHTEQYSKEIEKYMVRHFLKPGITGWAQVNGFRGETKNTEAMANRVEADVWYLENWSFLLDLKIIFLTFWNTAKGDKNAF, from the coding sequence ATGATTCACAGATACGCTACGTTTATCAAGGCTATTAATTTAACTATTGACTATATTATACTGAATATTAGCATGGTGATAGCTTATCTTATCGTAGATAAATCTTTCATCATGTGGATAAATAACAAAAATTATTTACCCATTGTGTTGGTTTTTAACCTGATATGGCTTTTATCGGCCAATATATCAGGGCTTTATGAGTCGGTATTAAATAAGGATTCGATAAACACTTATCGCAGTGTTTTTAAAACTTATTTAATATTTGTAGGGCTCATCTGCGTTACTATTATCATTATTATTGGTACCAAGGCTTACTTTATTACCCGCGAATATCTCTTTGCGTCAATAGCTTTATTCGGGTTTTTATTGGGCATCTGGAAACTCATATTCCTCACCATCCGCCGTGGCGACAGGCGCGTTTTGATGGATAAACGAAATGTGATCATTGTAGGTGCCGGGCGCGTGGGCCTTGATTTATATAATTATTTTCAGAGCAACCCCGACAGAGGTTATAACATGATCGGCTTTTTTGATGATGACCCCGATCGTGTTAACAATACGGATATGTTTTTGGGTAAAACTCACGAATGTGTGGAGTATGTGATCTCAAACAAGGTACACGAAATATTTTGTGCCTTACCAAGCACAGAAGCTAAATCGATAGAGAAACTGATGCTGGAGGCCGATAAAAATATGATCCGCTTTAAGCTGGTGCCCGAGTATTATAGCTACAGCAACAGGCCTACACTGGTACAAAGCTTTGGCCATATACCTGTAATATCATTAAGGCCAGAACCTCTGGAAAGTGTGCTTAACCGTTTTATTAAACGTGTTTTTGATATTCTTTTCTCGTTGTGCATACTGCTTTTTGTTTTTAGCTGGTTATTTCCAATACTGGCTATCATTATCAAGCTACAATCGCCAGGGCCTGTATTTTTTATGCAGGTACGCTCGGGGCGCGAGAATGAAAACTTTAAGTGCTACAAATTCCGTAGCATGAAGGTTAACAAGGATTCTGATAAAAAGCAGGCCACCCGCGGCGATTCGCGTATTACCAAAATAGGTGCTTTTATGCGCCGTACCAATATCGATGAACTGCCCCAGTTCTTCAACGTGCTGATAGGTAACATGTCGGTAGTAGGGCCACGTCCGCACATGGTAAGCCATACCGAGCAATACTCTAAAGAGATTGAGAAATACATGGTACGCCACTTTCTTAAGCCAGGCATCACCGGCTGGGCACAGGTAAATGGTTTCCGTGGCGAAACTAAAAATACTGAAGCTATGGCCAACAGGGTAGAGGCTGACGTTTGGTATCTCGAAAACTGGTCGTTTTTGCTGGATCTGAAGATTATCTTTTTAACCTTTTGGAATACTGCCAAAGGCGATAAAAATGCCTTCTAA
- a CDS encoding metallophosphoesterase: MAKRFPLILLIWIISDLYFAQAINTLTTNNLIRNGYWFIDVILVLGLISIVFLRRSKIAPAGLGNWLMAFALLTLVPKIFAMPILLVEDIIRLFRHFPPRSVWVSELAVFIGAIPFVSLIYGMTGGRHHYKVHRTILKFKDLPAEFDGFTITQLSDIHAGSFTSKRGVEKGINLVNKQNSDVILFTGDLVNNQASEMTPWIDSFATLKAPLGKYSVLGNHDYGDYIRWESEADQAANLVRLKEVHQEMGFRLLLNEAMQIEKNGQYIALIGVENWGKGGFHKYGDLVKASQSIDDHEFKILMSHDPSHWEAQTLEHNKHINLTLAGHTHGMQFGIELFGFQWSPVKYVYPQWAGLYHRHDKYLYVNRGFGFLGFKGRLGIWPEIAVITLKRG, translated from the coding sequence ATGGCTAAACGTTTTCCATTAATTTTATTAATCTGGATTATTTCAGATCTATATTTCGCCCAGGCGATCAACACCTTAACTACCAATAATTTAATACGCAATGGCTATTGGTTTATCGACGTAATACTGGTTTTAGGCTTAATAAGCATTGTTTTTTTACGCCGAAGTAAAATTGCCCCTGCGGGTTTAGGTAACTGGCTAATGGCTTTTGCCCTGCTCACCCTTGTACCTAAAATATTTGCTATGCCGATATTGCTGGTCGAAGATATTATCAGGCTATTCCGCCACTTTCCGCCGCGTAGTGTTTGGGTAAGTGAGCTGGCCGTATTTATTGGCGCGATACCATTTGTAAGTTTAATTTACGGGATGACGGGCGGCCGCCACCATTACAAGGTACACCGCACAATACTTAAGTTTAAAGATCTCCCTGCCGAGTTCGATGGATTCACCATTACCCAGTTATCAGATATACACGCAGGAAGTTTTACCAGTAAACGCGGAGTTGAAAAAGGTATCAATTTAGTAAACAAGCAAAACAGTGATGTCATATTGTTTACAGGCGACCTCGTTAACAACCAAGCCAGCGAAATGACACCCTGGATTGACAGCTTTGCTACACTTAAAGCCCCATTAGGTAAGTACTCTGTACTGGGTAATCACGATTATGGCGATTACATCCGTTGGGAAAGTGAAGCTGATCAAGCGGCAAATCTGGTACGATTAAAAGAGGTACATCAGGAAATGGGCTTCAGGTTGCTTTTGAATGAAGCTATGCAGATTGAAAAGAACGGTCAATATATCGCACTTATTGGTGTAGAAAACTGGGGCAAAGGTGGATTTCACAAATACGGCGACCTGGTTAAAGCATCGCAAAGTATAGATGACCATGAGTTTAAAATCCTGATGTCGCACGATCCATCACATTGGGAAGCGCAGACGCTGGAGCACAACAAGCATATCAACCTCACCTTGGCAGGCCACACTCACGGCATGCAATTTGGTATAGAGCTGTTTGGTTTTCAATGGAGCCCTGTTAAATACGTATACCCGCAATGGGCTGGCTTATATCATAGGCATGATAAATACCTATATGTTAACCGGGGATTTGGCTTTTTAGGCTTTAAAGGCCGATTGGGTATTTGGCCCGAGATTGCTGTGATTACATTGAAGCGGGGATAA
- a CDS encoding winged helix-turn-helix transcriptional regulator, translating into MASIRKNKDFNPYNCPVTHTMNKIGGKWKVLIIYAISLKCNRFSKLQKALPLITKQMLVTQLRELEEDGILERTVYAEVPPRVEYKLSAQGLSLMPIISVMQEWGLKDLAVKQE; encoded by the coding sequence ATGGCAAGTATACGTAAAAACAAAGATTTTAACCCCTACAACTGCCCGGTAACGCATACCATGAACAAGATTGGTGGCAAATGGAAAGTACTGATCATATATGCTATCAGCTTAAAATGCAACCGTTTCAGCAAACTACAGAAAGCGTTGCCCTTAATAACCAAGCAAATGCTGGTAACTCAATTACGTGAATTGGAAGAAGACGGTATTTTAGAAAGGACAGTATACGCCGAAGTACCACCCAGAGTTGAATATAAGCTTTCAGCGCAAGGCCTCTCATTGATGCCCATAATTTCTGTAATGCAGGAGTGGGGGCTAAAAGATTTGGCTGTTAAACAAGAGTAA
- a CDS encoding tetratricopeptide repeat protein has product MKKLSLLIFLLFIVFTSFAQSKQVDSLKHLLTIAKQDTERLWLNNQISSKYQDLGNYPMSLSHALTSLKLAESLNLKKEIGNVYMDLSFIYGSQKDKEKSIEYELKAQQLFSTINEPVNLAIATYVLSSAYADNHQYQLALKYAQLAYQMVKNLGNRMTVLQQCEALTTLGQAHFGLHNYLVAQGYYQQSLVNAIKAKSNYGMFINYQGLSALFNSNGKTDSCIYYTKKELETAKLVPYLPGVIEANELLAKLYATTDPKQAIGYYQHALLLKDSTFNEQKIRQVQNLTYNEQQRQRELQEEKEKQLEERKENLQLSAIALFIVVFLLVALLLSRTRTHRRIIEFMSVLSLLLIFEFITLLIHPWVEKLTNHTPVFELLILVALAAVLVPLHHNLTHWLKEKLVHAQEKVVGKIDEEQTEE; this is encoded by the coding sequence ATGAAAAAACTATCCTTACTAATATTTCTACTATTTATCGTCTTTACATCTTTTGCCCAATCCAAACAGGTTGATAGTTTAAAGCATTTGTTAACTATCGCCAAACAGGATACAGAAAGGTTATGGTTAAACAACCAGATAAGTTCAAAGTATCAGGATCTGGGCAACTACCCTATGTCGTTAAGCCACGCATTAACATCCTTAAAACTTGCAGAATCTTTGAACCTTAAAAAAGAGATTGGCAATGTTTATATGGACTTATCCTTTATATACGGAAGCCAGAAAGACAAGGAAAAATCAATCGAGTACGAACTTAAGGCACAGCAGTTATTTTCTACCATTAATGAGCCTGTTAACCTGGCCATAGCCACTTATGTGCTTTCATCGGCATACGCAGATAACCACCAATATCAACTGGCGCTTAAATACGCACAGTTGGCTTACCAAATGGTTAAAAACCTAGGCAACCGGATGACGGTTTTACAACAATGTGAGGCGCTAACAACCTTAGGACAGGCACATTTTGGTTTACATAACTATTTAGTGGCCCAAGGTTATTACCAGCAAAGTTTGGTAAATGCTATAAAAGCAAAATCAAATTATGGTATGTTTATCAACTACCAGGGGCTTTCGGCTTTGTTTAATAGTAATGGTAAAACAGATTCCTGCATTTATTATACTAAGAAAGAATTGGAAACGGCTAAATTAGTCCCCTATCTGCCAGGTGTTATAGAGGCCAATGAATTACTGGCGAAATTGTATGCAACAACAGATCCTAAACAAGCTATTGGCTATTACCAGCATGCTTTACTATTAAAAGACAGCACGTTTAACGAACAAAAAATAAGACAGGTACAAAACCTTACCTATAATGAACAACAACGCCAGCGCGAATTACAGGAAGAAAAAGAAAAGCAACTAGAAGAGCGAAAAGAAAACCTGCAGTTATCGGCTATTGCACTGTTTATCGTAGTGTTCTTACTTGTAGCCCTTTTGCTTAGCCGAACCAGAACCCACCGGCGGATTATTGAATTTATGAGCGTTTTAAGTTTATTGCTGATATTTGAATTTATCACCCTCCTCATCCACCCCTGGGTGGAGAAACTAACTAATCACACCCCTGTTTTCGAATTATTAATATTAGTAGCGCTTGCTGCTGTGTTAGTACCATTACATCATAACTTAACGCATTGGTTGAAAGAAAAACTGGTTCATGCACAGGAGAAGGTAGTTGGTAAGATTGATGAAGAGCAAACAGAGGAGTAA
- a CDS encoding helix-turn-helix transcriptional regulator, which yields MNIQQLSSAEQFIEIDKHSKSIYVMPQKSERRFPVHNHKKGQLSYVEGGLAYIHFVGNTFVIPARHYIWIPPGVDHFLQIRLSSDAIIHNIYYPDDDKHIFYQHTGIYPVNNLLHEMINYTQRYDYDIKPSDPDFAFLIAIKNILPSLSPQNVPIALPTTTNERLRPILRYLYENVEKQLTLKSVSERFNIAERSLSRLFQNVLSISFLQYLKQVRIVKAVELMLQTDLTLSQIAFDTGYQSISAFSNTFQQLANMRPSEFAATVR from the coding sequence ATGAATATACAGCAATTAAGTTCGGCCGAACAGTTTATTGAGATTGATAAACACAGTAAGTCAATTTATGTAATGCCCCAAAAATCCGAACGGCGTTTTCCTGTCCACAACCATAAAAAAGGGCAGCTAAGTTATGTAGAGGGTGGTTTGGCATATATCCATTTTGTGGGTAACACCTTTGTGATACCAGCCAGGCATTACATCTGGATACCGCCGGGAGTTGATCATTTTTTGCAGATCAGGCTCTCAAGTGATGCCATTATCCATAACATATATTATCCTGATGATGATAAGCATATTTTTTACCAGCATACAGGTATTTACCCTGTAAATAACTTATTGCATGAAATGATTAATTATACGCAGCGTTACGATTATGATATCAAGCCCTCCGATCCGGATTTTGCATTTTTAATCGCCATTAAAAATATATTACCAAGCCTCAGCCCCCAGAATGTACCCATAGCCCTGCCCACTACTACAAATGAACGCCTACGCCCCATATTGCGTTATTTGTATGAAAATGTAGAGAAGCAACTCACCCTAAAATCTGTAAGTGAAAGATTTAATATTGCCGAACGCTCTTTGTCGCGCCTGTTTCAAAACGTGTTAAGTATATCTTTTCTGCAATATTTAAAGCAGGTGCGCATCGTAAAGGCTGTAGAATTAATGCTTCAAACTGATTTAACACTAAGCCAGATCGCCTTCGATACCGGCTATCAAAGCATTTCGGCATTCAGCAATACGTTTCAGCAACTGGCCAATATGAGGCCTTCAGAATTTGCCGCTACGGTGCGATAG
- a CDS encoding TolC family protein, translated as MILKNNKRLFLFISLALAATGAFAQQKTTASAAVNLALPQVWEKAVQYNRTIQMQQLHVQSSEEEIKDAKAERLPDIKAEGEYAKVSNMPMFENGIFSTPTQYPLIHTYYKVGADAYFNIYSGGKTNLKIEEQQTIQKIREEQKNLTVSQIKLQASGYFLDLQRSMIFKQLMLSNIAEQEKQLDRIKQLLKNGVVLKSDVLRAELQLSKEKLTLTTITNDIAIANQKLNIMIGEPDSLVVNPVNADGVDSASVKSYADYLNDAQGHAFQNKISEQETNLRRLQLKDVKANLSPKIGLFANYAYSYPQIQFYPYGGYLYGLGMAGIQASFPISAFYHNKHKVKASEIEFRQQEVEHLDTQDNVRQQVNEAYLRYKEALNRISVAQTNIQQATENSRIINNTYFNQTSLVTDLLEANTQLLQTKFDLAAAQIGAQMQYYKLQEVTGKL; from the coding sequence ATGATACTTAAAAATAATAAGCGGTTGTTCCTTTTCATAAGCCTGGCATTGGCTGCAACAGGGGCATTTGCACAGCAGAAAACCACTGCAAGCGCCGCTGTAAACCTGGCTTTACCGCAGGTTTGGGAAAAAGCTGTACAGTATAACAGAACCATACAGATGCAGCAGCTGCACGTGCAAAGCAGCGAAGAAGAAATAAAAGATGCTAAAGCAGAACGCCTGCCCGATATTAAGGCCGAAGGCGAGTACGCCAAAGTAAGTAATATGCCCATGTTTGAGAACGGCATATTTAGTACCCCAACCCAGTATCCGCTCATACATACCTATTATAAGGTAGGTGCCGATGCTTACTTCAATATTTATAGTGGTGGCAAAACCAATCTGAAAATAGAGGAACAGCAAACTATCCAAAAGATAAGAGAAGAGCAGAAAAACCTGACGGTATCGCAGATCAAGCTCCAGGCTTCAGGATATTTTTTGGACTTGCAACGCAGCATGATCTTCAAACAACTCATGTTAAGCAACATCGCCGAGCAGGAAAAACAACTCGACCGTATTAAGCAGTTGCTGAAAAATGGTGTGGTTTTAAAAAGCGATGTACTACGTGCAGAACTGCAGTTATCGAAAGAAAAGCTAACGCTTACCACCATCACCAATGATATAGCCATTGCTAATCAGAAACTTAACATTATGATTGGTGAACCCGACAGCCTGGTGGTTAATCCCGTAAATGCTGATGGCGTTGATTCTGCCTCGGTTAAATCTTATGCTGACTACCTGAATGATGCACAAGGCCATGCTTTTCAGAACAAAATTTCAGAACAGGAAACCAATTTACGCAGATTGCAATTAAAAGATGTAAAGGCTAATCTGTCGCCCAAAATTGGCTTGTTTGCTAACTATGCTTACAGCTATCCGCAAATCCAGTTTTATCCTTATGGAGGCTATCTGTATGGTTTGGGTATGGCGGGTATCCAGGCTTCGTTCCCAATTTCGGCATTTTACCATAATAAGCATAAGGTAAAAGCTTCCGAAATTGAGTTCAGACAACAGGAGGTGGAGCATCTGGATACGCAGGACAATGTAAGGCAGCAAGTAAATGAAGCCTATCTGCGTTATAAGGAAGCCCTTAACCGCATCAGTGTAGCCCAAACTAATATTCAACAGGCTACAGAAAATTCAAGGATCATCAACAACACATACTTTAATCAAACATCATTGGTAACCGATTTGCTTGAGGCCAATACCCAGTTGCTTCAAACCAAATTTGATCTGGCTGCTGCGCAAATAGGCGCACAAATGCAATATTACAAGTTACAGGAAGTTACAGGCAAATTATAA
- a CDS encoding HlyD family secretion protein codes for MSTSNQYTQTDKLITRITAWIAGIILLFLIVWGGISLYNLYLYEDTNDAQVQEYINPVTSRVSGYIREIRYEENQDVKKGDTLIVIDNSEYAIQQQEAQAALDNARAQVQVLNSNIETSAKTSQVSQSQIAAAKARLLNKEQDYDRYKKLYDVESATKQQLENMQAALDIARSDYQTTMENYQASLSKVNDARVQTAVLQAEIKRREAVVGRNKLNVDYTIITAPYNGKMGRRTIQQGQAITAGQTLAFIVDQDAGKWVVANFKETQVKNMKVGDNAEVEADAYPGQKFNGKIISLSPATGSSFSLLPPDNSTGNFVKIVQRIPVRIRLTDDVNTIAPLRAGMNTNVIIRKK; via the coding sequence ATGAGCACCTCTAATCAATACACCCAAACAGATAAATTAATTACCCGCATAACGGCTTGGATAGCAGGGATAATCCTACTGTTCCTCATCGTATGGGGGGGCATTTCCTTATACAATTTGTATTTGTACGAAGATACCAATGATGCCCAGGTACAGGAATATATTAACCCGGTAACCAGCCGCGTGTCGGGTTATATCCGCGAGATCCGTTACGAAGAAAATCAGGACGTTAAAAAGGGCGATACACTGATCGTAATCGATAACAGCGAATATGCTATTCAGCAACAGGAAGCACAGGCTGCTTTAGATAATGCCCGTGCGCAGGTACAGGTACTAAACAGCAATATCGAAACATCGGCTAAAACATCGCAGGTAAGCCAGTCGCAAATTGCGGCTGCCAAAGCACGTTTGCTGAATAAAGAACAAGATTACGATCGTTATAAAAAACTGTATGATGTTGAATCGGCCACGAAACAACAATTGGAAAATATGCAGGCTGCGCTGGATATTGCCCGGTCAGATTATCAAACAACGATGGAAAACTACCAGGCTTCTTTATCCAAAGTAAACGATGCACGTGTACAAACCGCAGTTTTACAAGCCGAAATTAAAAGGAGGGAAGCTGTAGTTGGCCGTAACAAACTAAATGTAGATTACACCATTATAACTGCCCCATACAACGGTAAAATGGGCCGCCGAACCATACAGCAAGGCCAGGCCATTACAGCCGGGCAAACGCTTGCCTTTATAGTGGATCAGGATGCCGGTAAATGGGTGGTTGCCAACTTTAAAGAAACCCAGGTGAAAAACATGAAGGTTGGCGATAACGCTGAGGTTGAAGCCGATGCCTATCCGGGTCAGAAGTTTAATGGTAAGATCATTTCCTTATCACCGGCCACGGGTTCAAGCTTTTCATTGTTGCCGCCCGATAACTCTACCGGTAACTTTGTGAAGATTGTACAGCGTATCCCGGTTCGTATCAGGCTTACTGATGATGTTAATACTATTGCACCGCTGCGTGCAGGTATGAACACCAACGTTATTATCCGTAAAAAATAA